The window GTGGATATAGGCACACTGTTGAACCATGCAAATCTTTGTATtgtattttctctctattttgcCAAGATTGCTTTAAATGGAAATCTTCAACAGTATGGATGGCCCACTGACAATAACTAGCATGCACTATGCAGCCATGAGGCAATGGAGGCAACATGCAGCCACGGGCTGCTGTCTGCTATCTGCGTAGACAGCATGCAACCATGACTTGATTCACGCATAGGCAGCAATTGGGCACTGCCCGTGTTGCCTGTTGGTAGCATGGCCCtcagtttaaataaaattgcaacTCCTTCTCTTCTTTGACCTCTGTTCAAATTATAGGAACTCATTTCTCTCCATTGGAGTGAGTTTATGAGTGAAGAGAAACTACCTAACAATATTTTCATTGTGTTATAATCTCCCTGCAGAGAGATGGAGACTTAATATGACCTATCAAATTTCTAACAAAACGGGCATACAAGACATATTTACTATCTAGAAGCTGAACTGATGATCTTAGGTTATTGGCAGAGCAGGTTGTTCTCATTTCATAAAATTTGTATGCTCTAAATGGATCATGTCCATTGGTTCTGCATGTCGTTAGTAGAGACTATCATGTACTCATGTGCTTTTAAGCCTAAGTTGTCAATGTTCAATGACAGAATTCACATATTTATGatataattacaaatttacaactcTCTGGTGAGaattagtcaatttttgttttttatattatttaatttctaaATGGTAAGTAATTCTCTTACAGAATGACATTAAAACTACCATTttgaatttgagagaaaaaaggAGACTCTGCCAAAACTGAAACAGAAAGAGAAGCCCCTCTGTAATGCTTTATCTATGATTTacttaaaatgaaaatgattggATCATGCAGTGCATTTGATGCCCTTAATTCCATTTGAAGCAAGTGTAATGATTTTCCCAGGTAGTAATGTCACCCCTCGTGCCACTTAACCACGCcgtgtcatcatcatcatccatgtTATGCATTATACTCctgcatcttcttcttctttttttcggGGGGGTGGTGGCAGGGGGGTAGGTAACGAGAATTGTATTGGGGTTAGCTGGTACTTTTTATAAGGCTTGTCAATGCAGCAAGTCTTTAATCTGGTTCTATTTTGTCTGTGAATGATGTTTTACAGGTTCAAGGTGGTATTCAAGATTTAAAGGATAAACAAGAGATAGCAGAGGCTCAGCTGCAGCTTGCAAAGCTTCAAATGTCGAAGGATAACCAGCAATCGCAAAATAAGATCACAACTGGTCAAAGTAATTCAGCTCAAGAACCATTGTCATCTGCCCCTCAGCAAAGCCACCAACCAGTTCCAATTCCTGTTGCTTCTCCACAACAACTTCCTGCTCTCCCTTTTAATGTTTTTCCAAACGTACCTCTTCAAAATTCATCACCAACATCCCCAGCAACAGCTGCACAGATACCTACCCAATTATCCCAGAACCCGATCCCCTCTCTTCTTCAGCCTGAATCTTACTATTCAACACCTGTGCATACTCAAGAATCCACACATCAGCAATACCATCTGCCTCCAATGCAGcaaccacctccaccaccataTCAACATTATAACCCAGAACCTCAACTTCCTCCAATCTCCCAGGTATCACAGCCACCTCAACAGCACCCTTCTCTTGGCTTTGTTAATCCCCAAGTCCACTGTCCATCTAGCCATCATCCTGAAGAAATACCATACATGCCATCTCAAAGCTACCCGCCAAGCAATCACAGGTCCCCTCAAGCACCTGGCATTGCTTCCCCCTCCCAACAATATTATTTGGGTTCTTCCCAGCAGATGCAAGATCAGCCCTCCCGTGATCCTAATTTTGGGTTCCCATCCAGTTCCAGGCATTCACAACCACCTGGGCATTCACATTTTTATGAGCATTCTTATAGTGGATATCCTTCCCATTACAACAGTTCAACAATGAAACCCTTGCAAAGTGGTGAAAGCAGCAACTCACGACTGCCAACTGCCCAGATACTACCGCATGCACTACCTATCTCCTCTAGTGTGGATGATGGATCCAGTTCTAGTGGGACTCGAGACAGCATACCAACCGATGATGTTGTTGACAAGGTTGTAGTGATGGGATTCCGAAGGGACTTGGTGAGAGCAACAGTAAGGAAATTGACAGAGACTGGGCAATCAGTGGATCTCAATGTGGTGCTTGATAGGATGATGAATGATGGGGAACTGGAGTCGCATGGTAGTAGGTTTGGCAAATAGTATATGGTGTTCCTGTAACGGCTGGTTTGATTTATTTCTGTAAATGATGTTGTACCGTGTCTTCTGTCTTCAGTATTAATCTAGTTGTAGGTTTGGCAGATAATATATGGTGTTCTTGCAATGGCTGGGTTGATTTATTTCTGTACATGATGCTGTAAATAATGTAGTACCATGTCTTCTTAATCGATTAATACTGTATCTACAATATTGTTTCACTGACACTGCATCTACATTATTGTTTCACTGACGGCTCTTTCACACCATTTCCTTATTGCTATCTAAATTGAGATTTGTTCTGACATTTATGTGGTTTTGTATGTGACTGAAAATTCTGTTTAATTTTCCAGCTCACTTTGCTGCTCATATATCAACTATTGAGTGGTATACTTCACTCTCTTGACATGAGGTGTTTTATGAAGTTCAAAGTTTTCTAATCatgcttcttttcttctaattGGTTATTGGTGTCATGGCTTGATCATCCAAAATGGATTGCTCTTACTATGAGTGGCTGCCAATCAATTGCAGATAATACACTCGTTTCCATTGTTATAGAAGTAGAGGTTTAACTGTAGAGCTTTAGTATAATTTTGGTTCTGGACTTTTGCCCCTTTAGtacattttactattttagtgTACTTGGATTGACTATgatttttaatacaattttacGTCCTAtcgagggaaaaaaaaaaaaaaaaaactgtagagCTTTAGTAATAGAACTTTCTGATATAAATTATAGTTTTAACTAGAAAGCTCTTTGGTATTTTGAGTGAGtgacaaattacaataaatagtCCATTAAATTTATGGATTTATAATATGTAGtgttttcttcaaaacttaaaattttagctTTATATTAgtcttaaaattgaaaacaattttaagtaTCTCCTTACATCATTCACATCCTGTTAAAGTTCTTTGGTGAAATTGCCAAATAattatcatcattattatttgcTATAAAGGCTCTTATTAAagcacttttaatttttaaacactCATCAAAAGCATAAACAGACGGGCCCAGATATCTAAATGACTATTTTACAAGTAGCTCCTCCTGTAACAACAGTAACAATGATTCAATATATCAAACTGATGGGAAATAGGGATTGTCCCTCAAATACAAAGCTTGTGGATAAGAAGAAAGTGCCAATTAGAGGAGGAAATCACCCCTTGAAAAGACAAGAACAATGGGAAATCTGTGTTTCCTTCCAAGGATCAATTTTTACATCATGACATGAAAGCCCATGTCTAAGGCTTACCAAATTGAGAGTCTCGAAAGTGCTGAGGAATCTTGTTAATAATTTTATGGgccagcctttttttttttttttgtcaaatttatgTATTGATATCGTAGGGTTCtcttcacccaaaaaaaaagaggtttgggGTCCCCAATCCCCATCCAATTGGGCTTCAAGCACTCATCAGTTAATGAGTGTTTGGGAACAAGGtaaaaagttttttagtttttgctcTTTGTCTCATTCTTTTACAAAGAatctaacttatttttttctttttgtttcggTCTTTTACAAATAAtctaactttaaatttttttaaataagttaattttaacttttcgtcgtatatttaatataaaagctaccaaaaattataaattttgataaacGTTATCAAATAAGTTACAGGAAATTGCAACTATCCAAACAAACATTCAATTATGTTCATAACAAAAGTAGCTTGACTTTAAATaaagctattaaaaaataattatttcttattttaaataataattgttcTTAAGGAATTCATTGTGATGAAAATGTGAATAATTATTCCATTCCAATGTCTATTATAATGTACCAAAAGTGCCCTTAGTTCTGTCATGAAAATGCCTTATTTAAGCCCAATGAAAAATTTGTCAcccttttgtttatttattttgaatgaaaaatgaGTTATTTTAGGATCATAAATTTTGTCACACCCTTTTAAACAATTATCTTATATGacatattttgtttgattacttATTATTTTCACATAGACCGACTATTTTTTCTCTAccaaaaagttgtgaaaaaatcGTGTAAAATGGTGTGTTCCTAGaattaatgatgaaaaattagtCAGCTGGACATTTTTTACTCCTCGGATAGGTATGACCTAATAATATCAAGGTCTTGTCATTCTATTTGAGGAGCACAAATATACAACTTGACAAGTGTCaagcatcatatatatatatatatatatatattttttttaaatttaaattttcgtACAAATTGAAGGGATCATTATGTGATGCTGACGTAGTGGGATGAAACAAATCCTAGAAGCTCAGCCAATGCGGGTTCTTTGTAGGTTGTCCACCAAAAATGTAGTCGTTTTAATAGGGCTACTGAAATTGAGCATGACTCTCTTCAGCATTCACATCAAATGTTATTTTAGCACCCaaaccataaaaaaagaaaaaataagaaaaaaaaaaaaaaaaaaaaaaaacccacaacatTTGAgtgataaaagaaagaataaaaaaataaaataaagaaagaatatttaaatgaagtgttaaaaaataatatttagggtccatttggatacagctaaaaactgaaacct of the Quercus robur chromosome 10, dhQueRobu3.1, whole genome shotgun sequence genome contains:
- the LOC126701856 gene encoding uncharacterized protein LOC126701856, with amino-acid sequence MRSSEFMDKQITELSRSHSQDFSLFSNPHHHHHHNDDDDDEEFSPTFRFHPIRPFASTQSHADDSESLISVIDRKMKELGENLMHAVEGISARLTQLENRTRRIENSVDDLKDSIESRHGSSDGKLRELHNILTQVQGGIQDLKDKQEIAEAQLQLAKLQMSKDNQQSQNKITTGQSNSAQEPLSSAPQQSHQPVPIPVASPQQLPALPFNVFPNVPLQNSSPTSPATAAQIPTQLSQNPIPSLLQPESYYSTPVHTQESTHQQYHLPPMQQPPPPPYQHYNPEPQLPPISQVSQPPQQHPSLGFVNPQVHCPSSHHPEEIPYMPSQSYPPSNHRSPQAPGIASPSQQYYLGSSQQMQDQPSRDPNFGFPSSSRHSQPPGHSHFYEHSYSGYPSHYNSSTMKPLQSGESSNSRLPTAQILPHALPISSSVDDGSSSSGTRDSIPTDDVVDKVVVMGFRRDLVRATVRKLTETGQSVDLNVVLDRMMNDGELESHGSRFGK